The DNA segment TTCTTCGCTTGTTCGAACATGTCGCGCACACGGCTTGCGCCGACGCCAACAAACATTTCGACAAAGTCAGAGCCAGAGATGGTAAAGAACGGCACGCCTGCTTCGCCAGCAATGGCGCGGGCCAAAAGCGTTTTACCGGTGCCGGGCGAACCCACCAAAAGCGCGCCTTTGGGAATTTGACCTCCCAATTTGGAAAACCGCTGGGGGTCTTTCAGAAATTCGACGATCTCTTCCAATTCTTCGCGCGCTTCATCGATGCCAGCGACGTCGTCAAACGTGACGCGACCTTGGCGTTCGGTCAGCATTTTAGCCTTGGATTTGCCAAAGCCCATTGCGCCGCCGCCTCCGCCTTTTTGGACCTGACGTAGCGCAAAGAACGCGATGCCTAGGATTAAGATGAACGGCAAAGACTGAAACAGGATAAACAGGAGCATGCTTTGCTGCTCTCGTTCGCGACCGGTGAATTTAACATCGTTTTCCGACAACAAAGACGTCAATTGGGAATCAGACGGCACAGGGATTGTGCTGAAGGTTTTGTCGTTCTTGAGCGTTCCGGTGATCAGATCTTCTCCAAGCTGCACTTCGGCAACTTCGCCAGCGGCCACTTGGTCGCGGAACTCGGAGTAATTGATCTGCGAATCCGGCGGTGGGCTGCCGCCTGAAAAAACGGACACCACCAACAATAGAGCGAGAAAAATACCGCCCCAAATCATCAATTGTTTGACCCAAGGGTTTTGCCCTTCGGGGGGCTGCTCGTTCGGGTCGTTTTGATCGCTCATGCGTCAGATTCCTTTCGTCACCGCACAATGTAGGATCGGAGACGTGAATGGCAAGATAATGCACACCTGCGTCAGTGATGCGAAATTGCGAATTGTGTGATGCAAAATGTCGATTGTCTCGCCGAGCAAACTGGCGAGCCGCCTTAGCGCGGGCCGTATGCCGCAAGAAATACGTCCACCGCACCCGCAATCCGCCGCGCGTTTTCGGTTTCATCCGGGATCGATCCAAACCGCCGTTCTAGATCCCCCATCCCCTTTGTCATGGAGACAAATTGTTCCGCCGCTAAGTCTGGATCGGGAATGTTCAACTCACCCAAAGCGCTCGCATGAGCCAAAAACTCGCTGAAGGTTGCCTTCATCCGCCAAGGGCCAGCCTCCAAAAAGGCACGGCCAATCGAAGGTTCATGCTCCGTTTCCGCCGCGATCCGGCGTTCAAATTGGACCATTTCAGGCCGCGACAGAAAAGCGAACATCGCCTCTCCGATAACGGCGAGCCTGTCGCGGATTGAGCCCGACGATGCCTGTTCCAAATTGAAATATCCGCGCATTTTGCCGCATTCGCGATCAACCGAGGCCACAAACAAGGCGCGCTTATCGCCGAAGTGATTGTAAATCGTGACTTTAGAAACCGACGCATCCGCGGCAACTTGTTCGATCGAGGTCGCAGCGAACCCATCGGTAAAGAAACGTCTCGATGCCGCCGCAACTATGGCGTCGCGCTTTGCCTGATCAGATGGCCGACCGGGTTTTCTTTTTTTCAACTTTTCTTCAGCCCACTGGAACCAGCACAAAATTCGCGCATTGACAAAATGAACGGATCCGTTCAATTAAACGATAACGTTCATTATTGTCGCAATACACCCTCTCCTGCAACCCCTTGTGCACGACAAAGGTTCCCTCCTGTATGCTTTGGATCGCTATCCGCATGCTTACCGGCGACAGCCAGAAGTTTTATGGCCTGTTGTTTGGTATCGCTTTTTCGACGCTGTTGATCACGCAGCAATTGACGATTTTCGTCAATTTAGTCGAACGCGGAGCAAGCGGCGTTTACAACGCGCCGGAGGCCGAAATTTGGGTCATGGACCCCGTCAGCAGGACGACAGAGGTGAATTTCGCCATGCCGTCCACTGCGCTAGACGAAGTGCGTTCTGTGCCGGGTGTTGAATGGGCTGTCCCGCATTTGCGCGCAGCAGCCTCTGTTCGAACCTCGGCCGGTGACCTTGAAGGGGTCACGATCGTCGGCGTTGACGACGCCAGTGTAATCGGACTTCCCGAAAGGCTGCTCGAAGGCGAGAAATCCGTTCTATCGCGGCCCGATACCGTCTTGATTGACGATGGTGGGGTCGTGAACCTCTTTGAAGAAGGGCAGGACCCGCTTGGACAGCGTCTAGAATTGAACGATCAGCGCGCAGTCATCCGCGGCGTCGCCGATGCCATCCCGAGCT comes from the Erythrobacter sp. Alg231-14 genome and includes:
- a CDS encoding TetR/AcrR family transcriptional regulator — translated: MKKRKPGRPSDQAKRDAIVAAASRRFFTDGFAATSIEQVAADASVSKVTIYNHFGDKRALFVASVDRECGKMRGYFNLEQASSGSIRDRLAVIGEAMFAFLSRPEMVQFERRIAAETEHEPSIGRAFLEAGPWRMKATFSEFLAHASALGELNIPDPDLAAEQFVSMTKGMGDLERRFGSIPDETENARRIAGAVDVFLAAYGPR